A window of the Parabacteroides merdae ATCC 43184 genome harbors these coding sequences:
- a CDS encoding AGE family epimerase/isomerase, producing MNDTTKPSEYLGYWGEKYKNDLLTDILPFWLKYGIDHENGGYFTCLDRDGSLLDTNKSVWFQGRFAFILAYAYNNLEKQAEWLEACKNGIDFIEKYCFDTDGRMFYEVTKTGTPVRKRRYVFSETFAAIAMAQYSIASGNKSYAEKAVKLFKQILYYKNTPGALEPKFREGFVAKGHSFCMILIDTAARIREAVDDPVLTRQIDESIAELRRDFMKPEFKAILETVGPNGEFIDSIPGRTINPGHSIETAWFILEEAKHRNWDPQLKQIGLTILNWSWEWGWDKTHGGITYFRDCKNRPQQEYWHDMKFWWPQCEAIIATLYAYEATGDPKYLEMHKQINEYTYARFPDKEYGEWFGYFHYDGTLSQPAKGNMYKGPFHIPRMLLKCHLLCKEIQGYDKQ from the coding sequence ATGAACGACACAACAAAACCGTCCGAATACCTCGGATATTGGGGAGAAAAATACAAAAATGATTTACTGACCGACATTCTGCCTTTCTGGCTGAAATACGGTATCGATCATGAGAACGGAGGCTACTTCACTTGTTTGGACCGGGACGGTTCGCTGCTGGACACAAACAAGTCGGTCTGGTTCCAGGGACGGTTCGCCTTTATTCTCGCTTATGCTTACAACAACCTCGAAAAACAGGCCGAATGGCTGGAAGCCTGTAAAAACGGGATCGACTTTATCGAGAAATATTGTTTCGATACAGACGGCCGCATGTTTTACGAGGTGACGAAAACAGGAACTCCCGTACGAAAACGCCGATATGTATTTTCCGAAACGTTTGCCGCAATCGCCATGGCTCAATATTCGATCGCTTCGGGTAACAAGAGCTATGCTGAAAAAGCAGTCAAGCTGTTCAAACAGATTCTCTATTACAAAAACACACCGGGCGCATTAGAGCCCAAATTCAGAGAAGGATTCGTTGCAAAAGGGCATTCCTTTTGCATGATCCTGATCGATACTGCCGCCCGCATCCGGGAGGCAGTAGATGATCCTGTCCTGACACGTCAGATCGACGAGTCGATAGCCGAACTACGTCGTGATTTCATGAAGCCGGAGTTTAAGGCCATCCTCGAAACGGTCGGGCCGAACGGCGAATTTATCGATTCGATTCCCGGCCGGACCATCAATCCGGGCCATTCCATCGAAACGGCATGGTTCATCCTCGAAGAGGCCAAGCACCGGAACTGGGACCCGCAGCTGAAGCAGATAGGGCTCACGATCCTGAACTGGTCCTGGGAATGGGGTTGGGACAAAACACACGGTGGAATCACCTATTTTAGGGATTGCAAGAACCGTCCGCAGCAGGAATACTGGCATGACATGAAGTTCTGGTGGCCACAGTGCGAAGCCATCATCGCCACGTTGTATGCCTATGAAGCCACAGGCGATCCCAAATACCTGGAAATGCACAAGCAGATAAACGAATACACGTATGCCCGTTTTCCAGACAAGGAATACGGCGAATGGTTCGGCTATTTCCATTACGACGGGACGCTCTCGCAGCCGGCAAAGGGAAACATGTACAAAGGTCCGTTCCATATTCCCCGGATGCTTTTGAAATGTCATCTTTTATGTAAGGAAATTCAGGGCTATGACAAACAATAA
- a CDS encoding MFS transporter, with product MTNNKKYYPWIVVALLWGVALLNYMDRQMLSTMKSAMMIDITELESATNFGRLMAVFLWIYGLMSPVAGMIADRINRKWLIVGSLFVWSFVTLMMGYSTDFNQIYILRAIMGVSEALYIPAGLSLITDYHQEKTRSLAVGIHMTGLYTGQALGGFGATIAGAYSWETTFHWFGIIGIAYSLVLILFLKEKKDHTVAKLDSEPGPKESPVKAAIKGMGMLFVNISFWIILLYFATSSLPGWATKNWLPTLFSENLSIDMSEAGPLSTFTIAISSFIGVIAGGILSDKWIQRNVRGRIYTGSIGLALTIPALLLLGFGDSFAMIVGGGLCFGIGFGIFDANNMPILCQFVSPRYRATAYGIMNMTGVFAGAIITKLLGESTDAGNLGHDFAMMASLVFVALVVEVIFLRPRTVNMTDK from the coding sequence ATGACAAACAATAAGAAATACTATCCCTGGATCGTTGTCGCTCTGCTTTGGGGCGTGGCTTTGTTAAACTACATGGACAGACAGATGCTTTCAACCATGAAGTCTGCCATGATGATCGATATTACCGAACTGGAATCAGCCACGAACTTCGGACGCCTGATGGCGGTATTCTTGTGGATATACGGCCTGATGAGCCCGGTCGCCGGCATGATCGCCGACCGGATCAACCGGAAATGGCTGATCGTCGGCAGTCTCTTCGTCTGGTCGTTCGTCACGCTGATGATGGGATATTCGACTGATTTCAACCAAATTTATATTCTCCGCGCCATTATGGGAGTCAGCGAAGCCTTGTACATCCCTGCCGGACTTTCGCTGATCACGGACTATCATCAGGAAAAAACGCGATCATTAGCTGTCGGAATCCACATGACCGGGCTCTACACCGGACAGGCATTGGGTGGCTTCGGAGCAACGATCGCAGGAGCATACAGCTGGGAAACGACTTTCCACTGGTTCGGGATTATCGGAATCGCGTATAGTCTGGTATTGATTCTTTTCCTGAAAGAGAAAAAAGATCATACGGTCGCCAAGCTTGACTCGGAACCCGGCCCGAAAGAGAGTCCGGTAAAAGCGGCTATAAAAGGAATGGGGATGTTGTTCGTCAACATTTCATTCTGGATCATCCTGCTCTATTTCGCCACTTCGAGTTTGCCGGGTTGGGCTACTAAAAACTGGCTGCCGACTTTGTTTTCGGAGAATTTGTCCATCGATATGTCGGAAGCCGGGCCATTGTCCACCTTCACGATCGCGATCTCTTCCTTCATCGGAGTGATTGCGGGCGGTATCTTGTCCGACAAATGGATTCAGCGGAATGTACGGGGACGCATTTATACCGGTTCCATCGGGCTTGCCTTGACCATTCCGGCACTCCTGCTGTTAGGATTCGGCGACAGTTTCGCCATGATTGTAGGCGGCGGACTCTGTTTCGGTATCGGTTTCGGTATTTTCGACGCCAACAACATGCCGATCCTCTGCCAGTTCGTATCGCCACGCTACCGGGCGACCGCCTACGGCATTATGAACATGACCGGGGTATTTGCCGGAGCGATCATCACAAAACTGTTGGGCGAGTCGACGGATGCCGGTAACTTAGGGCATGATTTCGCAATGATGGCCAGCTTGGTATTCGTAGCCTTAGTGGTGGAAGTCATCTTCTTACGTCCGAGAACGGTCAACATGACCGACAAGTAA
- a CDS encoding tetratricopeptide repeat protein produces the protein MDRAEILLEANPDSAYILLNEVKTPDRLNERQFARWCMLYCRAADKLFKDMLYTEQLDRALVGYKSHGAAEQQAWMGLYLGRSYVKDKLFIPAMKAYSDALSLAKEKYLYDVAGYICSYMADLYTYTGQRSEERRKFEEAAEFFKQAGNERSYAFALRDVAKTWAFDDSLSLALHYMLIADSVITRFQDLRGISSISNGLGNIYDLMGDVEKARAYYSRSLSSDTMDQVPSYLALSDLYYNESLLDSARYYLALATGPSLNPYTSIDCFYLGYLIEKEAGDTEKALSLLEQYQAKKDSLYDQQKQVDIIDAEKRHDVVTVVQDNKKLVAEKQFLFALAVIICLLLIVGYQLRDRKRRLEINRQQQFLEEEKNRHEKQETEQEGRLRELTAEMERKAAAHEDTSEYKKEITVLRVEKLKQSSLFETMKERCRKVKPDIEQKLNEEEWRSLIRLIDSLFPNVSVFMKENTLGLTKTETKICYLSFLDLHLNEEAVLLGVSSDSANKFRSRTRRKLCPNQKGSDINGCILQKGW, from the coding sequence ATGGACCGGGCAGAAATACTTTTAGAAGCAAATCCGGATAGCGCTTATATCTTATTGAATGAGGTAAAAACTCCCGATAGGTTGAACGAGCGGCAGTTTGCACGTTGGTGCATGCTGTATTGCCGGGCGGCGGATAAACTCTTCAAAGATATGCTATATACCGAACAACTCGACCGGGCGTTGGTTGGGTATAAAAGTCATGGGGCCGCGGAACAACAGGCTTGGATGGGGCTTTATTTAGGGCGTTCGTATGTGAAAGATAAGCTTTTTATCCCGGCAATGAAGGCTTATTCTGATGCGTTGTCGTTGGCAAAAGAGAAGTATTTATATGATGTAGCAGGGTATATCTGTAGCTATATGGCAGACTTGTACACTTATACGGGCCAAAGAAGCGAAGAGCGGAGGAAGTTTGAAGAAGCGGCAGAATTTTTTAAGCAGGCCGGTAACGAGCGGAGTTATGCCTTTGCCCTGCGAGATGTGGCTAAAACATGGGCATTTGACGATTCTTTGTCGTTGGCGCTTCACTATATGTTAATAGCGGATTCTGTTATTACAAGGTTTCAAGATTTAAGGGGGATTAGTTCGATTTCTAATGGTTTGGGAAATATTTATGACTTAATGGGCGATGTGGAAAAAGCGAGAGCCTATTATAGTAGAAGTTTAAGTTCTGATACGATGGATCAAGTTCCCTCTTATCTGGCTTTGAGTGATCTCTATTATAATGAAAGCCTCCTTGATTCAGCCCGCTATTATTTAGCATTAGCCACAGGTCCGTCATTGAACCCTTATACATCGATCGATTGCTTCTATTTAGGTTACCTTATCGAAAAAGAAGCTGGTGATACAGAAAAAGCGCTTTCTCTTTTGGAACAATATCAGGCAAAGAAAGATTCTTTATATGATCAACAAAAACAGGTAGATATTATTGATGCAGAGAAACGGCATGATGTGGTCACTGTCGTTCAAGACAATAAAAAACTTGTTGCAGAGAAACAGTTTTTGTTTGCTTTGGCTGTTATCATTTGCCTTTTGTTGATTGTGGGTTATCAGTTGAGGGATAGGAAAAGACGGCTTGAAATAAATCGGCAGCAACAGTTTTTAGAAGAGGAAAAAAATCGGCATGAGAAGCAAGAAACGGAACAGGAAGGTCGCCTTCGGGAGTTAACGGCAGAGATGGAAAGGAAAGCTGCTGCGCATGAGGATACAAGTGAATATAAGAAAGAAATCACCGTATTAAGGGTGGAAAAATTGAAGCAATCCTCTTTATTTGAAACAATGAAAGAGCGCTGTCGGAAAGTAAAACCTGATATCGAACAAAAACTAAACGAAGAGGAATGGAGAAGCCTGATTCGTCTGATTGATTCCCTTTTTCCGAATGTCAGCGTTTTTATGAAAGAAAATACGTTGGGTCTGACAAAAACAGAAACCAAGATCTGTTATCTCAGTTTCTTGGATTTGCACTTAAACGAGGAGGCTGTTCTTTTGGGAGTCAGTTCCGATTCGGCCAATAAGTTCCGAAGTCGTACTCGGCGGAAGCTGTGTCCGAATCAAAAAGGAAGCGATATAAATGGGTGTATCCTACAAAAAGGATGGTAA
- a CDS encoding glycosyltransferase family 87 protein, with protein sequence MKAVKEINFLSHIFQKTVFHRERTVFWIWMSSGLIYAIVKLLIGKYNNYKIFENVFPHVINGLHLYVEYPTEYYDVNHYGPIFALVIAPFSILPEWLGMIFWILMNTYFLFYAIRQLPFNESQRIIVYWYSLCELMTAQGVQQFNISVAAFIILSFVLIEKEKEFWASCLILLGTLIKIYPIVGLAFFFFSKHKLRLVFSCVFWGCLFLVLPIFFSPGTDYISSQYIAWLERLEIKNGLNMFAISQNISLLGIVRKLTGCSLYSDLWLIIPGLILFFIPYFRIQQYKYLRFRLMLLANVLLYVVLFSTGSEASGYITLMIGVAIWYICSPSVHKRYNRYLFFTTLIFVALCSTELVPPGIRHHIIGPYALKAWPCTIVCFTICYEMIFLDFKDRV encoded by the coding sequence ATGAAAGCTGTAAAAGAGATCAACTTTTTATCACATATATTTCAAAAGACTGTTTTTCATAGAGAAAGAACGGTCTTTTGGATATGGATGTCCTCTGGACTAATTTATGCAATAGTCAAATTGCTGATAGGTAAATATAATAACTATAAGATATTTGAAAATGTTTTTCCTCACGTAATTAACGGATTACATTTATATGTGGAGTATCCTACCGAATATTATGATGTAAACCATTATGGTCCGATCTTTGCGCTTGTGATTGCTCCATTTTCTATCTTGCCTGAATGGTTGGGGATGATTTTTTGGATTTTAATGAATACATATTTTCTTTTTTATGCTATTCGTCAGTTACCTTTCAATGAGAGTCAGAGGATTATAGTTTATTGGTATTCTTTGTGTGAGTTAATGACGGCGCAGGGGGTACAACAATTTAATATCTCTGTGGCAGCATTTATTATTCTCTCTTTTGTTTTAATTGAGAAAGAAAAAGAATTTTGGGCTTCTTGCTTGATTTTATTGGGAACATTAATAAAAATATATCCGATTGTAGGATTAGCTTTTTTCTTTTTTTCAAAACACAAATTGCGTCTTGTATTTTCCTGCGTTTTTTGGGGATGTTTGTTTTTGGTTTTGCCGATATTCTTCTCTCCGGGGACAGATTATATTTCTTCGCAATATATTGCGTGGTTGGAACGGTTGGAAATCAAAAATGGCCTCAATATGTTCGCCATATCTCAAAATATTTCTTTATTAGGAATCGTACGTAAGCTCACAGGCTGTTCTTTATATAGTGATTTGTGGCTGATTATACCGGGACTGATCCTATTCTTTATCCCTTATTTCAGAATTCAGCAATATAAATATCTCCGTTTTCGGCTCATGCTATTAGCTAATGTATTGTTGTATGTCGTGTTGTTTAGTACAGGAAGTGAAGCAAGTGGTTATATCACGTTGATGATTGGTGTCGCTATTTGGTATATTTGCAGCCCTTCTGTCCATAAAAGATATAATCGTTATCTCTTTTTTACGACCTTGATTTTTGTTGCTTTATGTTCTACCGAATTAGTTCCTCCCGGCATTCGACATCATATTATCGGACCATACGCATTAAAAGCTTGGCCTTGCACAATCGTTTGCTTTACGATATGCTATGAAATGATTTTTTTAGATTTCAAAGACAGGGTTTGA
- a CDS encoding dihydrodipicolinate synthase family protein — protein MEKIKGLIDAPFTPFYENGEVNYEPIEAYAKLLVKNGLKGVFINGSSGEGYMLTDEERMKLAERWVEVAPSGFKVIVHVGSTCVKASHKLAAHAQKIGAWGIGAMASPFPKVNRIEELVKYCEEIASGAPELPFYYYHIPAFNGAFLPMVELLKAVDGRIPNFAGIKYTYESLYEYNQCRLYKDGKFDMLHGQDETILPCLAMGGAQGGIGGTTNYNGKELTGILEAWAAGDLETARERQNFSQEVINVICRYRGNIVGGKRIMKLIGLDLGKNRTPFQNMTDAEETAMKAELEAIHFFDRCNKF, from the coding sequence ATGGAAAAGATTAAAGGCTTAATTGATGCACCTTTCACACCGTTCTACGAAAACGGAGAAGTAAATTACGAACCGATAGAAGCATATGCCAAGCTTCTGGTCAAAAACGGTTTAAAGGGAGTGTTTATCAACGGATCTTCGGGAGAGGGCTATATGCTGACCGACGAAGAGCGCATGAAACTGGCTGAAAGATGGGTAGAAGTGGCGCCTTCCGGATTCAAGGTCATCGTACACGTAGGCAGCACCTGCGTAAAAGCAAGCCATAAGCTGGCTGCGCATGCCCAAAAGATCGGAGCCTGGGGAATCGGAGCCATGGCCTCTCCTTTCCCGAAAGTGAATCGGATAGAAGAACTGGTGAAATACTGCGAAGAAATCGCTTCCGGAGCACCTGAACTTCCTTTCTATTACTATCACATCCCGGCTTTCAACGGCGCTTTCCTACCGATGGTCGAACTGCTGAAAGCGGTAGACGGGCGTATCCCGAACTTCGCCGGTATCAAATATACATATGAAAGCCTTTACGAATACAACCAATGCCGCTTATATAAAGACGGCAAATTCGATATGCTTCACGGACAGGACGAAACAATCCTTCCATGCCTGGCAATGGGCGGTGCACAAGGCGGCATCGGCGGGACAACCAACTACAACGGCAAAGAACTGACCGGGATACTCGAAGCCTGGGCTGCCGGAGACCTCGAAACAGCACGCGAACGCCAGAACTTCTCACAGGAAGTGATCAACGTGATCTGTCGTTATCGCGGCAATATCGTGGGTGGCAAGCGGATCATGAAGCTGATCGGACTCGATTTAGGTAAAAACCGGACACCGTTCCAGAATATGACAGATGCGGAAGAGACCGCTATGAAAGCCGAACTGGAAGCGATTCATTTTTTCGACAGATGCAATAAATTCTAA
- a CDS encoding ROK family transcriptional regulator yields the protein MNTKFLLSSDNNNRNELLKKKIIHYYIANGDATIADLGREMDLSIPTVTKLVAELQDDGYILDFGKQETNGGRKPNIYGLNPASGYFVGVDMLKDKLNIAAIDFKGDKVQLEENIPYQLENTPASLEQFCKIIDDFIVSLPVERNKILAIGVNITGRVNPASGYSYSIFYFEEKPLAQILEERLQTKVFIENDSRAMTYGEYMKGVVQGEKNILFVNMAWGLGLGIIIDGNLYYGKSGFSGEFGHFCMFENEVLCHCGKKGCLETEASGSAFHRILIERYREGSNTILAGKLDSGEEISLGDLLEAVRKEDVLCIDILEKMGVNLGKGIAGLMNIFNPELVILGGTLSLAGEYISLPIKSAIRKYSLNLVNQDTEIKISKLGERAGAFGACLLSRSKLLGMIHY from the coding sequence ATGAATACAAAATTTTTACTGTCTTCCGATAATAACAACCGCAATGAACTTCTGAAAAAGAAGATCATCCATTACTATATTGCCAATGGCGATGCGACCATTGCCGATCTGGGCCGTGAAATGGACCTGAGTATTCCGACCGTCACCAAACTGGTCGCCGAGCTTCAGGACGACGGCTATATCCTGGACTTCGGAAAGCAGGAAACCAACGGAGGACGCAAACCGAACATCTATGGCCTCAATCCGGCATCCGGATATTTCGTGGGAGTCGATATGCTGAAAGACAAGTTGAATATTGCAGCGATCGACTTCAAAGGCGACAAAGTACAACTCGAAGAAAATATCCCATACCAACTTGAAAATACACCAGCCTCGCTGGAGCAATTCTGCAAGATTATTGACGATTTCATCGTTTCATTGCCTGTCGAACGGAATAAGATATTAGCGATTGGAGTCAATATCACCGGCCGCGTGAACCCAGCATCGGGCTATAGTTACAGCATTTTCTATTTCGAAGAGAAACCCCTCGCTCAGATTCTTGAAGAACGGTTGCAGACGAAAGTTTTCATTGAAAACGACAGCCGGGCCATGACCTACGGCGAATATATGAAAGGAGTCGTACAGGGAGAAAAGAACATTCTGTTCGTCAATATGGCGTGGGGACTAGGTCTAGGTATCATCATCGACGGCAATTTATACTACGGGAAATCCGGCTTCTCCGGGGAGTTTGGACATTTTTGCATGTTCGAAAACGAAGTGCTATGCCATTGCGGCAAGAAAGGCTGTCTCGAAACAGAGGCTTCCGGATCGGCTTTCCACCGTATCCTGATAGAACGTTACCGGGAAGGCAGCAACACCATACTCGCCGGGAAACTGGACAGCGGAGAGGAAATCTCGCTCGGCGACCTGCTCGAAGCAGTGCGGAAAGAGGATGTACTTTGCATCGACATCCTCGAAAAAATGGGCGTAAATTTAGGAAAAGGTATTGCCGGACTGATGAATATTTTCAATCCGGAACTGGTCATACTGGGCGGAACACTTTCACTGGCAGGCGAGTATATCAGTTTGCCGATCAAGAGCGCCATCCGTAAATATTCGCTTAACTTAGTCAATCAGGACACAGAAATCAAAATATCCAAATTAGGAGAAAGAGCAGGCGCATTCGGAGCATGTCTCTTATCAAGAAGTAAGCTACTCGGTATGATACATTATTAA
- the ruvB gene encoding Holliday junction branch migration DNA helicase RuvB, with amino-acid sequence MEDEFDIRDARVPESEREYENALRPLSFHDFSGQAKVVENLKIFVMAARMRKEALDHVLLHGPPGLGKTTLSNIIANELGVGFKVTSGPVLDKPGDLAGVLTSLEKNDVLFIDEIHRLSPIVEEYLYSAMEDYRIDIMIDKGPSARSIQIDLAPFTLVGATTRSGLLTSPLRARFGINMHLEYYEMETLTKIVLRSADILNVKCELSAAREIASRSRGTPRIANALLRRVRDFAQVKGSGEIDKAISCYALEALNIDRYGLDQIDNKLLTTIIDKFNGGPVGLTTIATALGEDPGTLEEVYEPFLIKEGFIKRTPRGREVTELAYTHLGRLRPDGIQSSLF; translated from the coding sequence ATGGAAGATGAATTTGATATAAGGGATGCACGGGTTCCGGAGAGCGAACGGGAGTATGAGAATGCGCTTCGTCCGCTTTCGTTTCATGACTTCAGCGGACAGGCCAAAGTGGTCGAGAATCTGAAGATTTTCGTGATGGCGGCCCGGATGCGTAAGGAGGCGCTCGACCATGTGCTGTTGCATGGACCTCCCGGATTGGGAAAGACTACATTATCCAACATTATAGCGAATGAATTGGGAGTCGGCTTCAAGGTGACTTCCGGGCCGGTGCTGGATAAACCGGGCGATCTGGCGGGAGTGCTGACTTCGCTGGAGAAGAACGATGTCCTTTTTATCGACGAGATCCACCGGTTGAGTCCGATTGTGGAGGAATATCTGTATTCGGCGATGGAAGATTACCGGATCGATATCATGATCGATAAAGGGCCGAGCGCCCGTTCCATCCAGATCGACCTGGCTCCGTTTACGCTGGTGGGGGCGACGACTCGCAGCGGTTTGCTGACAAGTCCGCTCAGGGCGCGTTTCGGGATCAATATGCACCTCGAATATTATGAGATGGAGACGCTGACGAAGATCGTGCTGCGCAGTGCCGATATCCTGAATGTGAAATGCGAGTTGAGTGCTGCACGCGAGATTGCTTCCCGTAGTCGTGGTACACCCCGTATAGCGAACGCGTTGCTGCGTCGTGTGCGTGATTTTGCACAGGTGAAAGGATCCGGAGAGATCGATAAGGCGATTTCCTGCTATGCCCTGGAGGCATTGAACATCGACCGTTACGGCCTGGATCAGATCGACAATAAGTTGCTGACGACTATCATCGACAAGTTTAACGGCGGACCGGTAGGATTGACGACTATCGCGACTGCCCTGGGAGAAGATCCCGGAACGCTGGAAGAGGTTTACGAGCCTTTCCTTATCAAAGAAGGCTTTATCAAACGTACGCCCCGCGGCCGCGAGGTGACGGAGTTGGCTTATACCCATTTGGGACGGCTTCGCCCCGATGGAATACAAAGTTCGTTATTTTAA
- a CDS encoding sialidase family protein gives MRKIFLYFSLLLFMQTAFAADSLFVRKPQIPILIDRTDNILVEMRVQAHKGDVLNKLSLQFKEGIDLNDIKALRFFYSGTEATSRQGKHYRPVSYISSHAEGKTKAANPAYSIKQSEVTDITNVVTFTSNQPMVEGVNYYWISIEMKPEASLLTTFTVQMPMAEINNMPATIVWDGKSDVRRMGIGVRHAGDDGASAYRIPGLVTTNNGTLLGVYDIRYNSSVDLQEMVDIGVSRSTDKGQTWEPMRVAMTFGETGGLPHAQNGVGDPSILVDEKTNTIWIVAAWTHGMGNGRAWWNSMPGMSADSTAQLMLVKSEDDGKTWSQPINITPQVKDPSWYFLLQGPGRGITMKDGTLVFPIQFIDSTRIPNAGIMYSKDRGTTWHLHNLARTNTTEAQVAEIEPGVLMLNMRDNRGGSRAVATTRDLGKTWYEHPSSRSALQEPVCMASLIHVDAKDNITGKDLLIFSNPNTTKGRNHITIKVSTDGGMTWPLSNQVTLDEDESWGYSCLSMIDKETVGIFYESSVAHMTFQAVKLTDLVK, from the coding sequence ATGAGAAAAATCTTTCTTTACTTCAGCCTCCTTCTCTTCATGCAAACAGCCTTTGCCGCCGACAGCTTGTTTGTCAGAAAGCCGCAGATCCCGATACTGATTGACCGGACAGACAATATCCTGGTGGAAATGCGTGTACAGGCACACAAAGGGGATGTACTCAACAAGCTTTCCCTGCAATTCAAAGAAGGAATCGACTTAAACGACATAAAGGCTCTACGCTTTTTCTATAGCGGAACGGAAGCGACCTCCCGGCAGGGAAAGCATTACCGTCCGGTTTCCTACATTTCCAGTCACGCAGAAGGCAAGACAAAGGCTGCTAATCCCGCCTACTCCATCAAGCAGAGCGAAGTAACTGATATCACCAATGTCGTGACCTTCACCAGTAACCAGCCGATGGTGGAAGGAGTCAACTACTATTGGATCAGTATCGAGATGAAACCGGAGGCTTCCCTGTTAACGACCTTTACTGTCCAGATGCCGATGGCTGAAATCAATAATATGCCGGCGACAATTGTCTGGGACGGCAAATCAGATGTCCGCCGCATGGGAATCGGTGTCCGCCACGCCGGTGACGACGGGGCTTCGGCCTACCGTATTCCGGGGCTGGTAACGACCAACAACGGGACGCTTCTGGGCGTGTACGATATCCGCTACAACAGCAGTGTGGACCTGCAGGAAATGGTCGATATAGGGGTAAGCCGCAGCACCGACAAAGGACAGACCTGGGAACCGATGCGTGTTGCGATGACGTTCGGCGAAACGGGCGGCCTGCCTCACGCACAGAACGGTGTGGGAGACCCGTCTATCCTAGTGGATGAAAAGACAAATACGATCTGGATCGTTGCTGCCTGGACACATGGCATGGGGAACGGACGCGCCTGGTGGAATTCCATGCCGGGTATGTCGGCCGACAGCACCGCCCAGCTGATGCTCGTCAAAAGCGAAGACGACGGCAAGACCTGGAGCCAGCCGATCAACATCACCCCGCAGGTGAAAGATCCTTCCTGGTACTTCCTGTTGCAAGGACCGGGCCGGGGTATCACGATGAAAGACGGGACGTTGGTTTTCCCGATCCAGTTCATCGACTCCACCCGTATACCGAACGCCGGTATCATGTACAGCAAAGATCGGGGAACCACCTGGCATCTGCATAACCTGGCACGTACGAACACGACCGAGGCGCAGGTAGCCGAGATCGAACCGGGTGTCCTGATGCTGAACATGCGTGACAACCGGGGAGGCAGCCGCGCCGTGGCCACCACCCGCGATTTGGGCAAGACCTGGTATGAACATCCGTCCAGCCGCAGTGCCCTGCAGGAACCGGTTTGTATGGCAAGCCTCATCCACGTGGACGCTAAAGACAACATCACGGGGAAAGACCTGCTGATCTTCTCCAACCCGAACACGACGAAGGGACGTAACCATATTACCATAAAAGTAAGTACCGACGGAGGCATGACCTGGCCGCTTTCCAACCAAGTGACACTGGACGAAGACGAAAGCTGGGGTTATTCTTGCCTGTCCATGATCGACAAGGAGACAGTCGGCATCTTCTACGAATCGAGCGTCGCCCATATGACTTTTCAAGCTGTCAAACTGACCGATCTGGTCAAGTAG
- a CDS encoding outer membrane beta-barrel protein, with amino-acid sequence MKKSVMFLLLSLVCLSVSAQNGKVKSGVIGGVSMDWYKDEAMSKGNVGFNIPDMKPSFHVGYQLQFELKHRLSVDATLLYGQKRGEIASVGNKATPVKGYKSKFARNYMALNGVLNYNLIGRLKVGVGVEPTLHFKDNIMIGKTIKSAFDVPVVVKAAYAFKYFDLALTYKHGTCNVMKGVPYMKSGRTRDLQVSIFVPIFR; translated from the coding sequence ATGAAAAAGAGTGTGATGTTTTTATTGTTGAGTTTAGTGTGTTTATCTGTTTCCGCACAAAATGGGAAAGTGAAAAGTGGGGTAATAGGTGGTGTTTCGATGGATTGGTATAAGGATGAGGCGATGTCTAAAGGCAACGTTGGGTTTAATATACCGGATATGAAGCCTTCTTTTCATGTGGGATATCAGTTGCAGTTCGAATTGAAACACCGTTTATCGGTGGATGCAACTTTATTATATGGGCAGAAGCGGGGAGAAATTGCCTCGGTTGGCAATAAAGCGACTCCCGTTAAAGGTTACAAAAGTAAGTTTGCAAGGAATTACATGGCTTTGAACGGAGTTTTGAATTATAATCTGATCGGGAGGCTGAAGGTAGGAGTAGGAGTTGAGCCTACTCTCCATTTTAAGGATAATATTATGATTGGGAAGACAATCAAATCTGCCTTTGACGTGCCGGTCGTCGTCAAAGCCGCCTATGCTTTCAAATACTTCGATCTGGCCCTGACATACAAACATGGAACTTGCAATGTAATGAAAGGAGTCCCTTATATGAAATCGGGACGGACACGTGATCTGCAAGTTTCTATCTTTGTCCCGATATTCCGGTGA